A stretch of the Streptomyces ortus genome encodes the following:
- a CDS encoding succinate dehydrogenase/fumarate reductase iron-sulfur subunit — protein MKLTLRVWRQRNADADGAMSTYQVDGISADMSFLEMLDTLNEELILAGEDPVAFDHDCREGICGACSLVINGDAHGPERTTTCQLHMRSFHDGDTIDIEPWRASAFPVVKDLVVDRSAFDRIIQAGGYVTAPTGAAPEAHATPVPKPDADFAFEHAECIGCGACVAACPNGAAMLFTSAKVNHLNVLPQGAPERETRVLDMVAQMDQEGFGGCTLAGECATACPKGIPLFSITGMNKEWLRASRKAPRR, from the coding sequence ATGAAGCTCACCCTGCGCGTCTGGCGGCAGCGGAACGCCGACGCCGACGGAGCGATGTCCACCTACCAGGTCGACGGCATCTCGGCCGACATGTCCTTCCTGGAGATGCTCGACACCCTCAATGAGGAGCTCATCCTCGCCGGCGAGGATCCCGTCGCCTTCGACCACGACTGCCGCGAGGGCATCTGCGGCGCCTGCTCGCTCGTCATCAACGGTGACGCGCACGGACCCGAGCGCACCACCACCTGCCAGCTGCACATGCGGTCCTTCCACGACGGGGACACGATCGACATCGAGCCGTGGCGCGCCTCCGCGTTCCCGGTCGTCAAGGACCTCGTGGTCGACCGGTCCGCGTTCGACCGGATCATCCAGGCCGGCGGGTACGTGACCGCGCCGACCGGTGCCGCGCCGGAGGCGCACGCCACACCGGTACCCAAGCCGGACGCCGACTTCGCGTTCGAGCACGCCGAGTGCATCGGGTGCGGGGCGTGTGTGGCGGCCTGCCCGAACGGCGCCGCGATGCTGTTCACCTCGGCGAAGGTGAACCATCTGAACGTGCTGCCGCAGGGCGCTCCCGAGCGGGAGACACGGGTGCTGGACATGGTCGCGCAGATGGACCAGGAGGGGTTCGGGGGGTGCACGCTCGCGGGGGAGTGCGCGACGGCCTGCCCCAAGGGAATCCCGCTGTTCTCCATCACCGGGATGAACAAGGAGTGGCTGCGGGCCAGTAGGAAGGCCCCCAGGCGGTAG
- a CDS encoding fumarate reductase/succinate dehydrogenase flavoprotein subunit, whose translation MTPEADMNSGSAAYRTFAEYTTGDPVVDTKAPKGPVNQRWDTRRFEAKLVNPANRRKHTVIVVGTGLAGGAAGATLAEQGYHVVQFCYQDSPRRAHSIAAQGGINAAKNYRNDGDSVHRLFYDTVKGGDFRARESNVHRLAQISVEIIDQCVAQGVPFAREYGGLLDTRSFGGVQVSRTFYARGQTGQQLLLGAYQALSRQIAAGNVEMHPRTEMLDVIVVDGRARGIVARDLITGSIDTYYADAVVLATGGYGNVFYLSTNAMNSNATAIWRAHRRGAYFANPCFTQIHPTCIPRTGDHQSKLTLMSESLRNDGRIWVPKAKGDDRPANEIPEHERDYYLERIYPAFGNLVPRDIASRAAKNVCDEGRGVGPGGQGVYLDFADAIARMGRKAVEARYGNLFDMYARITAEDPYSVPMRIYPAVHYTMGGLWVDYDLQTTVPGLFAVGEANFSDHGANRLGASALMQGLADGYFVLPSTINDYLARNPHHEAVDDEHPVVQEVLADTEDRLRLLLAVDGDRTPDSFHRELGELMWEFCGMARTETGLRKALERIPQIREEFWRRIKVPGRGEEFNQSLEKANRIVDYLELAELMCLDALHREESCGGHFREESQTPDGEAARRDEEFSYAAAWEFTSAGSAPVLHKEDLVFEYVHPTQRSYA comes from the coding sequence ATGACCCCTGAAGCCGACATGAACTCCGGATCCGCCGCGTACCGGACGTTCGCCGAGTACACGACCGGGGACCCCGTCGTCGACACCAAGGCGCCGAAAGGGCCGGTGAACCAGCGCTGGGACACCCGCCGCTTCGAGGCCAAGCTGGTGAACCCCGCCAACCGCCGCAAGCACACCGTGATCGTCGTCGGTACCGGGCTCGCCGGCGGCGCGGCCGGCGCCACGCTCGCCGAACAGGGCTACCACGTCGTGCAGTTCTGCTACCAGGACTCGCCGCGCCGGGCCCACTCGATCGCCGCGCAGGGCGGGATCAACGCCGCGAAGAACTACCGCAACGACGGCGACTCGGTGCACCGGCTGTTCTACGACACCGTCAAGGGCGGTGACTTCCGCGCCCGGGAGTCGAACGTGCACCGCCTCGCGCAGATCTCGGTGGAGATCATCGACCAGTGCGTCGCCCAGGGCGTGCCGTTCGCGCGGGAGTACGGCGGACTGCTGGACACCCGGTCGTTCGGCGGGGTGCAGGTGTCCCGGACGTTCTACGCCCGCGGGCAGACGGGACAGCAGCTGCTCCTCGGCGCCTACCAGGCCCTCAGCAGGCAGATCGCGGCCGGGAACGTCGAGATGCACCCGCGCACCGAGATGCTCGACGTCATCGTGGTCGACGGCCGGGCCCGCGGCATCGTGGCCCGCGATCTGATCACCGGCAGCATCGACACGTACTACGCGGACGCCGTCGTCCTCGCCACCGGCGGCTACGGCAACGTCTTCTACCTGTCGACCAACGCCATGAACTCCAACGCCACCGCGATCTGGCGGGCCCACCGCCGCGGCGCGTACTTCGCCAACCCGTGCTTCACGCAGATCCATCCCACCTGCATCCCGCGCACCGGTGACCATCAGTCGAAGCTGACCCTGATGAGCGAGTCGCTGCGCAACGACGGGCGCATCTGGGTGCCGAAGGCCAAGGGTGACGACCGCCCGGCCAACGAGATTCCCGAGCACGAGCGCGACTACTACCTGGAGCGCATCTACCCGGCGTTCGGCAACCTCGTACCGCGCGACATCGCCTCGCGGGCCGCCAAGAACGTGTGCGACGAGGGCCGCGGGGTCGGTCCCGGCGGGCAGGGCGTCTACCTCGACTTCGCCGACGCCATCGCGCGGATGGGGCGCAAGGCCGTGGAGGCCAGGTACGGCAACCTCTTCGACATGTACGCCCGGATCACCGCCGAGGATCCGTACAGCGTGCCGATGCGGATCTATCCGGCCGTGCACTACACGATGGGCGGCCTGTGGGTCGACTACGACCTGCAGACCACCGTGCCCGGGCTGTTCGCCGTCGGCGAGGCCAACTTCTCCGACCACGGGGCGAACCGGCTGGGCGCGTCCGCGCTGATGCAAGGGCTCGCCGACGGCTACTTCGTCCTCCCGTCGACCATCAACGACTATCTCGCCCGCAACCCGCACCATGAGGCGGTCGACGACGAACACCCGGTCGTGCAGGAGGTGCTGGCCGACACCGAGGACCGGCTGCGGCTGCTGCTGGCCGTGGACGGGGACCGCACCCCCGACTCCTTCCACCGTGAACTGGGCGAGCTGATGTGGGAGTTCTGCGGCATGGCGCGCACCGAGACGGGGCTGCGCAAGGCGCTTGAGCGCATCCCGCAGATCCGGGAGGAGTTCTGGCGGCGGATCAAGGTGCCGGGCCGCGGCGAGGAGTTCAACCAGTCCCTGGAGAAGGCCAACCGGATCGTCGACTACCTGGAGCTGGCCGAGCTGATGTGCCTGGACGCGCTGCACCGCGAGGAGTCCTGCGGCGGGCACTTCCGGGAGGAGTCCCAGACCCCCGACGGCGAGGCGGCCCGCCGCGACGAGGAGTTCTCCTACGCCGCCGCCTGGGAGTTCACAAGTGCGGGCTCTGCCCCGGTCCTGCACAAGGAAGACCTCGTCTTCGAGTACGTCCACCCCACCCAGCGGAGCTACGCATGA
- a CDS encoding succinate dehydrogenase, whose protein sequence is MALATRTERKPSMTRTMWDSSVGKKTVMAVSGLIMLGYLAVHMLGNLKIFFGEGEFDHYAHWLRTLGEPFLHYEWALWIVRVVLVVAVVAHAVSAYQLSRRDIRARPTKYAHKKPRASYATRTMRWGGIILGLFIVWHILDLTTGTVHANGFQHGHPYQNVIDTFSTWYGNVIYIVAVLALGLHVRHGFWSAAQTLGVGSRTRDRAFKTIADVLAVVLTAGFVAVPVGVMTGVVS, encoded by the coding sequence ATGGCTCTGGCAACGCGGACGGAACGAAAACCGTCCATGACGCGCACCATGTGGGACTCGTCCGTCGGCAAGAAGACCGTGATGGCCGTCAGCGGCCTGATCATGCTGGGGTACCTGGCCGTCCACATGCTCGGCAACCTCAAGATCTTCTTCGGGGAGGGCGAGTTCGACCACTACGCCCACTGGCTGCGCACCCTCGGCGAGCCCTTCCTGCACTACGAGTGGGCCCTGTGGATCGTCCGCGTCGTCCTGGTCGTCGCCGTCGTCGCGCACGCCGTGTCCGCGTACCAGCTCAGCCGCCGCGACATCCGCGCGCGCCCCACCAAGTACGCGCACAAGAAGCCCCGGGCCAGTTACGCCACCCGCACCATGCGCTGGGGCGGGATCATCCTCGGCCTGTTCATCGTCTGGCACATCCTGGACCTGACCACCGGCACCGTGCACGCGAACGGCTTCCAGCACGGACACCCGTACCAGAACGTGATCGACACCTTCTCCACCTGGTACGGCAACGTCATCTACATCGTCGCCGTCCTCGCGCTCGGCCTGCACGTCCGGCACGGCTTCTGGAGCGCCGCACAGACCCTGGGCGTGGGCAGCCGTACCCGCGACCGAGCCTTCAAGACCATCGCCGACGTGCTCGCCGTGGTGCTCACGGCGGGCTTCGTCGCCGTACCCGTGGGCGTGATGACCGGAGTGGTGAGCTGA
- a CDS encoding LysR family transcriptional regulator, translating to MQFQQLQYFVAVAETRHFTRAADVVHVAQPSLSQQIKALERELGADLFLRARGNITLTDAGEALLPLARRILADAETARHEVQELAQLRSGRVRLGATPSLCTGLLPDVLRAFHDRYPGIRLLIEEGGSHDLVRELARGALDLALVVLPLPTPSPALTTVEVLREDLVVVSSPDAPAPGGGRRAVGVPDLEGERLVMFRHGYDLRELTVAACRSAGFDPDFAVEGGEMDAVLGFVRAGLGVAVVPRMVAVRSGAGLRVTPLARPGLARTIALAHRSDVAPPRAARELQRMLLER from the coding sequence ATGCAGTTCCAGCAGCTCCAGTACTTCGTGGCCGTCGCCGAGACCCGGCACTTCACCCGGGCCGCCGACGTGGTGCATGTGGCCCAGCCGTCGCTCTCCCAGCAGATCAAGGCGCTGGAGCGGGAGTTGGGGGCCGATCTCTTCCTGCGGGCGCGGGGGAACATCACGCTCACGGACGCCGGGGAGGCGCTGCTGCCGCTGGCCCGGCGCATCCTGGCGGACGCGGAGACTGCTCGGCACGAGGTGCAGGAGCTGGCGCAGCTGCGCAGCGGGCGGGTGCGGCTGGGGGCGACGCCGAGTCTGTGCACGGGGCTGCTGCCGGACGTGCTGCGCGCCTTCCACGACCGCTATCCCGGGATCAGGCTGCTGATCGAGGAGGGGGGCTCGCACGACCTCGTACGGGAGCTGGCGCGCGGGGCGCTGGACCTGGCCCTCGTCGTCCTCCCTCTCCCCACCCCCTCACCGGCGCTGACCACGGTGGAGGTGTTGCGGGAGGACCTGGTGGTGGTGTCCTCGCCCGACGCGCCGGCGCCGGGGGGCGGGCGGCGGGCCGTCGGGGTCCCCGACCTGGAGGGGGAACGGCTGGTGATGTTCCGGCACGGGTACGACCTGCGGGAGCTGACCGTCGCCGCGTGCCGCTCCGCGGGGTTCGACCCGGATTTCGCGGTGGAGGGCGGGGAGATGGACGCGGTGCTGGGGTTTGTGCGGGCGGGGCTGGGGGTGGCCGTGGTGCCGCGGATGGTGGCGGTGCGGTCGGGGGCGGGGTTGCGGGTGACGCCGCTGGCGCGGCCCGGGCTGGCCCGGACGATCGCGCTGGCCCACCGCAGTGACGTGGCGCCGCCGCGGGCGGCACGAGAACTGCAGCGGATGCTGCTGGAACGGTGA